The proteins below are encoded in one region of Ostrea edulis chromosome 3, xbOstEdul1.1, whole genome shotgun sequence:
- the LOC125674069 gene encoding uncharacterized protein LOC125674069 produces the protein MTACPRTMAGHQENMKVGFSLFLVGCIVLEVTGLFTHEDIISSEPACYGSTYESFLEVSCSADSYLFPLAVHVGAKPLSLGCKPYENNYNDNDTILYEACCKTINTSTDCVSVFDNPNITTYMTKCIGVNACRDLPIIWKTTNTMGCNITGNVTYQDQSSIIYMEHYCIERKRITTPVKDLTFRSNPPHDILYLTACDSNSYGNGIVERNVTCDVVTSNQSHIEVWIMDLRFNEAFSQLIEIKSGNSKQRLTTANNFDPRRLHFNTSNISVKFETTSNDLEYVWLGFKATPPDFIEIICEKSDRFNIAADTPSLSDEKEEIGMITGLAAGGLGILAICILISRIVYRRHQLRKIAEEEKRLQENEVQN, from the exons ATGACCGCATGCCCCAGGACGATGGCTGGTCATCAAGAGAATATGAAAGTTGGATTTTCATTGTTTCTTGTCGGTTGTATTGTTCTTGAAG TGACCGGTTTATTTACCCATGAGGATATAATATCATCAGAGCCGGCTTGTTATGGATCGACATATGAGAGTTTCCTGGAGGTCAGCTGTTCCGCGGATTCATATTTGTTTCCACTAGCCGTGCATGTTGGTGCTAAACCACTATCCTTAGGATGTAAGCCATACGAGAATAACTACAATGATAATGATACGATATTGTATGAGGCGTGTTGTAAAACCATAAACACGTCCACAGACTGCGTAAGTGTATTCGATAACCCAAATATAACCACTTACATGACGAAATGTATCGGCGTGAATGCTTGTCGAGATTTACCAATCATATGGAAAACCACAAATACCATGGGTTGCAATATCACGGGTAATGTGACGTATCAGGACCAGTCTAGCATCATTTATATGGAACACTACTGTATAGAGC GGAAAAGGATCACTACCCCAGTGAAAGATTTGACATTTCGCAGTAATCCACCGCACGACATCCTATATCTAACAGCATGTGACAGCAATTCATATGGAAACGGCATAGTGGAGAGAAATGTCACGTGTGACGTGGTGACGTCGAATCAGTCGCACATCGAAGTGTGGATAATGGATCTCCGTTTTAACGAGGCATTTTCCCAGCTTATAGAAATCAAATCCGGAAATTCTAAACAACGATTGACAACAGCGAATAATTTTGATCCACGTCGATTGCACTTTAATACATCGAATATCAGCGTTAAATTCGAAACCACAAGCAACGATTTGGAGTATGTATGGCTTGGATTCAAAG CCACTCCACCCGATTTCATCGAGATTATATGCGAAAAAAGTGACCGATTCAATATAGCAGCTGACACTCCTTCCTTATCTGATGAAAAAG AGGAAATCGGAATGATAACGGGACTCGCGGCTGGTGGATTAGGAATTCTAGCAATCTGTATTCTCATCAGCAGAATAGTTTACCGAAGACATCAACTCAGAAAG ATTGCGGAAGAGGAAAAACGACTTCAGGAAAATGAAGTGCAAAATTAG